The Leptospira sp. WS39.C2 genome contains a region encoding:
- a CDS encoding alpha/beta hydrolase produces MLGIKKSVAQFVFSLPENWITALTRKNNTNESNVLDPRCALACNIARLLPKMEQMSPEKARKHYKDQMKLFEGAEFPIAHIEDKLIPTPSASFIPIRVYNANPQKRNLPTILFFHGGGLTIGNLDTHDSFCRKLSHYTKSIVIAVDYRLAPEHPYPAAHEDAWLAYQYVRNSAYIFGGSPKAIAVCGDSAGALLATTLCLRAKKNNVQAPIYQALLYPMLDTSKESDAYELFGENYVLTKSLMRWFIQNYLPQTKDRSLVQNSPVLADTKELKGLPPTYIGIAGFDPLREEAETYAKHLQTAGVKVEERHFPALVHGYIQLTGLIPKAKEAEDDLFQSLLRFFSQIKI; encoded by the coding sequence ATGTTAGGTATCAAAAAATCAGTCGCACAGTTCGTCTTTTCCTTACCTGAGAATTGGATAACCGCTCTCACGCGAAAAAACAATACAAACGAATCCAACGTATTGGACCCTCGTTGTGCACTTGCCTGTAACATCGCAAGGCTCCTACCCAAAATGGAACAAATGAGCCCTGAAAAAGCGAGAAAACATTATAAAGACCAGATGAAACTTTTCGAAGGAGCGGAATTTCCAATTGCTCATATCGAAGACAAACTCATCCCCACTCCGAGCGCCTCATTTATCCCAATCCGTGTTTATAATGCAAATCCACAAAAAAGAAACCTACCCACCATTCTTTTTTTCCATGGTGGTGGTTTGACCATTGGAAATTTAGACACACACGATTCCTTCTGCCGTAAATTGTCTCATTATACCAAAAGCATAGTAATTGCTGTCGATTACCGTTTGGCCCCGGAACACCCATACCCTGCTGCTCACGAAGATGCTTGGCTTGCTTACCAATATGTCCGTAATTCAGCTTACATCTTTGGTGGGTCTCCAAAAGCCATAGCTGTGTGTGGAGATAGCGCGGGTGCCCTTCTTGCAACCACCCTATGCCTCCGTGCCAAAAAGAATAATGTCCAAGCTCCCATTTACCAAGCCCTGCTCTACCCTATGCTTGATACTTCGAAGGAATCAGATGCGTATGAGCTCTTTGGAGAAAATTATGTCCTCACAAAGTCACTGATGCGTTGGTTCATCCAAAATTATTTGCCCCAAACAAAAGACCGAAGCCTTGTCCAAAACTCACCAGTTTTGGCTGACACAAAAGAATTAAAAGGACTGCCTCCAACCTACATTGGAATCGCTGGATTCGATCCTTTGCGAGAAGAGGCTGAAACCTATGCAAAACACCTACAAACTGCAGGTGTGAAGGTGGAAGAGCGCCATTTCCCAGCCCTTGTCCACGGGTACATCCAATTGACAGGTCTCATCCCAAAGGCAAAAGAAGCAGAAGACGACCTCTTCCAGTCCCTTTTGCGATTTTTTTCCCAAATAAAAATCTAA
- a CDS encoding DUF2779 domain-containing protein → MQTIYRNGKIYTNSYDTALTPITKSLYLQYLKCQNAFHLIREGIVSKPNSTSFGGYLEWGEFLTLCKDQFPNNPTVEKSTNREESFLQSEVYLNGNVSHFGSQLRFQNFVGSVEFMEYEKEREGWILWDFRPIGSIKQDILRSFFFYKTLAEGMGYRVLGCKVIRIQTKFVYKGGPILPEEYLLVDDVTPRMESERGKREEEWNQFLENLEATKNNPISYSFLNHSPSCRSLKTCLSPAHCAMGREQTKEIFEYRDSSELAKQWFASGYNSYDSVPDSELSPIQKIQKEAHKSGTVHFDKQSLSSYLSNVTKSVAFLDFESINPYIPIYPETKPFQHIPYLYSLHIWDIETDSLTHKTYLHEDVGSDPRQSILFHLQKDLPEGITIFSFNDFFEKLIIQESATAFPEYLEFWDSVKSMFIDLALPFKKLWVYHPGQNGKASLKEILPCFSDESHFGLTIREGQDANYQYLRLIKKQVTAEEKKRVLEDLIAYCKLDSYGLFLIYRMLIEKLSVI, encoded by the coding sequence TTGCAAACCATTTACAGGAATGGGAAAATTTATACCAACTCGTATGATACCGCTTTGACACCCATCACAAAATCCTTATACTTACAATATTTAAAATGCCAAAATGCATTCCATCTCATTCGGGAAGGAATTGTTTCAAAACCAAACTCGACTTCGTTTGGCGGGTATTTGGAATGGGGTGAGTTTCTCACTTTATGCAAAGACCAATTTCCAAACAACCCAACCGTTGAAAAATCCACAAACAGAGAAGAGAGTTTCTTACAATCTGAAGTTTATTTAAATGGAAACGTATCCCATTTTGGCTCCCAACTTCGATTCCAAAACTTTGTTGGCAGTGTGGAATTTATGGAATACGAGAAAGAAAGGGAAGGATGGATCCTTTGGGACTTTCGTCCGATCGGTTCTATCAAACAAGATATCCTTCGATCTTTTTTCTTTTACAAAACATTGGCGGAAGGAATGGGTTACCGTGTCCTCGGTTGTAAAGTCATTCGTATCCAAACCAAATTTGTCTATAAAGGTGGTCCTATTTTACCTGAGGAATATTTACTCGTAGATGACGTTACACCTCGTATGGAATCAGAACGTGGAAAAAGAGAAGAAGAGTGGAACCAATTTTTAGAAAACCTAGAAGCGACAAAGAACAATCCTATATCTTATTCTTTTTTAAATCATTCTCCAAGTTGCCGGTCTTTAAAAACCTGTTTGTCACCTGCTCATTGTGCTATGGGGAGAGAACAAACAAAAGAAATCTTTGAATACAGGGATAGTTCAGAACTTGCAAAACAATGGTTTGCCTCAGGGTACAATTCGTACGATTCAGTACCTGATTCTGAACTTTCTCCTATCCAAAAAATACAAAAAGAAGCTCACAAATCTGGTACAGTCCATTTTGACAAACAATCACTCTCTTCCTACCTTTCTAATGTGACAAAATCTGTCGCGTTTCTTGATTTTGAATCCATCAATCCATACATCCCCATTTACCCGGAGACAAAACCCTTCCAACACATCCCTTATTTGTATTCCCTTCACATTTGGGACATAGAAACAGATAGTTTAACGCACAAAACGTACTTACATGAGGATGTAGGCAGTGATCCGAGACAAAGTATCTTATTCCATCTACAAAAAGACCTTCCGGAAGGTATCACCATCTTCTCGTTTAATGATTTTTTTGAAAAATTGATCATCCAAGAATCAGCGACTGCCTTCCCTGAATACTTAGAATTTTGGGATTCAGTCAAATCGATGTTTATCGACCTTGCTTTACCGTTTAAAAAACTTTGGGTTTACCATCCTGGCCAGAATGGGAAGGCTTCCCTAAAGGAAATCCTCCCATGTTTTAGCGACGAAAGCCATTTTGGTCTCACGATTAGGGAAGGTCAAGATGCCAACTACCAATATTTGAGATTGATAAAAAAGCAGGTGACAGCCGAAGAAAAAAAACGTGTTTTGGAGGATTTGATAGCTTACTGCAAATTAGATAGTTATGGTTTGTTTTTAATCTATAGAATGTTAATAGAAAAATTATCGGTTATTTAA
- a CDS encoding DoxX family protein — MFYKLLATNKDITLTILRVTLGLVIFPHGAQKVLGSFGGYGFEGTMGFFGSLGIPYIFGVLAIVAEFFGAIGLILGLFTRLAAFGIASTMVVAAVLVHLPNGFFVNNNGYGYEYHILAVGIALPLIIKGAGSFSLDDIIAHKIEG; from the coding sequence ATGTTTTACAAATTGCTCGCTACTAACAAAGACATCACTCTCACGATCCTTCGTGTGACACTCGGTCTCGTCATTTTCCCACACGGAGCTCAAAAAGTTCTAGGATCTTTCGGAGGATACGGTTTCGAAGGAACTATGGGATTTTTTGGAAGTTTAGGGATCCCTTACATTTTTGGAGTTCTTGCCATCGTTGCAGAATTTTTTGGCGCGATCGGACTTATCCTTGGACTTTTCACTCGCCTTGCAGCGTTTGGAATTGCATCCACTATGGTTGTAGCAGCAGTGCTTGTACACTTACCAAATGGCTTTTTTGTGAATAATAATGGTTATGGTTATGAATACCATATCCTTGCAGTGGGCATTGCTCTTCCATTAATCATCAAAGGCGCTGGTTCGTTCTCTTTAGATGATATCATTGCACATAAAATCGAAGGATAA
- a CDS encoding (2Fe-2S)-binding protein — protein MISSGMDPFDLNSLMRPKRVCLCRMVTEEDLIRAIHAGAVTMEQIRETTRASTGCGTCSMQVYHILQRELQNLSRRKIS, from the coding sequence ATGATTAGTTCAGGTATGGATCCTTTCGATTTAAATTCCCTAATGAGACCAAAACGGGTCTGTTTATGTCGAATGGTGACGGAAGAAGATTTAATCCGTGCCATCCATGCGGGTGCCGTAACCATGGAACAAATTAGAGAAACAACAAGAGCCTCTACCGGCTGCGGGACCTGTTCGATGCAGGTCTACCACATCCTCCAGCGCGAATTGCAGAATCTCTCTCGGAGGAAAATTTCATGA
- the mazG gene encoding nucleoside triphosphate pyrophosphohydrolase → MTPPNFDSPIQNLLQLTSDLRSPDGCPWDKEQTHLSVIPHLLEETYEVVDTIERGDDNHLREELGDLLFQITFHSQLAKERGAFTFEDVANDVFQKLVYRHPHVYGTKTGIGSGEEVLTQWDQLKQKEKEKKGNQDSDTSILAGIPKALPAIQRSEKIQSKVTKQGFDWPTVSGVFQKFQEEILELDTELQKQGSLTSKKLKYDDRIEDELGDLFFLLVNLARKLSIDPETCLRRANEKFETRFRIVEELVEQTGKTLKEYPLEELDRFWDQAKLQLKKI, encoded by the coding sequence GTGACCCCCCCCAATTTTGATTCACCAATCCAAAATTTACTCCAACTCACAAGTGATTTACGTAGCCCCGATGGTTGCCCGTGGGACAAAGAACAAACCCATTTATCTGTCATCCCCCATCTTTTGGAAGAAACCTATGAAGTGGTGGATACGATTGAAAGAGGGGACGACAACCACCTTAGAGAAGAACTTGGAGACTTACTTTTCCAAATCACCTTCCATAGCCAACTCGCCAAGGAACGAGGGGCATTCACCTTTGAAGACGTGGCAAACGATGTGTTCCAAAAATTGGTCTACCGTCACCCTCATGTGTATGGAACCAAAACTGGAATTGGTTCAGGTGAAGAAGTTCTAACCCAATGGGACCAATTGAAACAAAAGGAAAAAGAGAAAAAAGGAAATCAGGATTCTGACACAAGTATTCTAGCGGGGATTCCAAAAGCACTTCCTGCCATCCAACGTTCTGAAAAAATCCAATCGAAAGTCACAAAACAAGGGTTTGATTGGCCAACGGTTTCTGGTGTGTTTCAAAAATTCCAAGAGGAAATTTTGGAATTGGATACAGAACTCCAAAAACAAGGCTCACTTACATCCAAAAAATTAAAATATGATGATCGCATTGAAGATGAGTTAGGTGATTTATTCTTTTTACTTGTGAATTTAGCAAGAAAACTTTCGATTGATCCAGAAACTTGCCTACGTCGTGCCAATGAAAAATTTGAAACTCGGTTTCGTATCGTAGAAGAACTTGTGGAACAAACGGGAAAAACCTTAAAAGAATATCCACTAGAGGAACTTGATCGTTTTTGGGACCAAGCTAAATTGCAATTGAAAAAAATATGA
- a CDS encoding RibD family protein — MKLSINMAMTLDGKVVRPDGRWYGLTSSEDKTQMDVYRSQSDAVLIGKNSILNDNPIVKIRAVPNALNPRPVILVRKGTLPPDKHVFEESDHIPLVICTKSNLKEIKTSLENKAEIFALDSDDIDPKKVTGILKRKGYKNVLLEGGPKLNFSFLEADLVDRIYITVVPYIIGKTGLAGIADRNSELPGFDKQNWTLKQNFTKGNEIFLVYEKS; from the coding sequence ATGAAATTATCGATTAATATGGCGATGACCTTGGATGGAAAGGTGGTTCGCCCCGATGGCCGTTGGTATGGTCTCACTTCCAGTGAAGACAAAACACAAATGGACGTCTACCGTTCCCAATCTGATGCCGTCCTCATCGGAAAAAACTCCATCCTGAACGACAACCCCATTGTCAAAATCAGAGCTGTTCCGAACGCATTAAATCCTAGGCCAGTCATCCTTGTCAGAAAAGGAACCCTTCCACCCGATAAACATGTATTTGAAGAATCTGACCATATACCCCTTGTCATTTGCACGAAATCCAATCTGAAGGAAATCAAAACGAGTTTAGAAAACAAAGCAGAGATATTTGCCTTGGATTCTGATGACATTGACCCAAAAAAAGTAACTGGGATCCTCAAACGAAAAGGCTACAAAAATGTCCTCCTAGAAGGTGGCCCCAAACTCAATTTTTCCTTTTTGGAAGCAGACCTTGTGGACCGTATTTATATCACAGTCGTTCCTTACATCATCGGGAAAACTGGTCTTGCCGGGATTGCCGATCGAAATTCGGAACTCCCAGGGTTTGATAAACAAAACTGGACCTTAAAACAAAATTTCACCAAGGGAAACGAGATCTTTCTCGTGTATGAAAAATCTTAA
- a CDS encoding helix-turn-helix transcriptional regulator has product MASFEDFPMIEVKKMNETEVRLFSLLFNLLREPKGISFQKFRTIMPRFYKNEDIESDRKKLYRDLNQLKSLGFNIKVAQYGYQSEDFFPYYIEKESIDRSLKFSKEELEFLSKVLFGSELTKELISLSQKLFSFHLDLIPNLTKQSLSDDLEDHSIDTSNTEKILQAIKDKRAITIIYGYDDKERTIEPYRLIRKNTTDFYVLAYDRGKKSIRRFILPKITVKKETKEEFFSNLKISNEDLNFHPLSLKTHPEMEILFQIHPEYEDRWRSFLEGAKYEIVDHQYKVFTTNQNALFQFFVILPEVLVESSSTWKEKFANHLQEWENLYQLV; this is encoded by the coding sequence ATGGCTTCTTTTGAAGATTTTCCCATGATCGAAGTGAAAAAAATGAACGAAACTGAGGTTCGCCTTTTTAGTTTATTGTTCAATCTCTTACGCGAACCAAAAGGAATTAGTTTCCAAAAGTTCCGGACGATCATGCCTAGGTTTTATAAAAACGAAGACATTGAATCTGATCGCAAAAAATTATACCGAGATCTCAACCAATTAAAAAGCCTTGGTTTTAATATCAAAGTTGCTCAATACGGTTACCAATCCGAAGACTTTTTTCCCTATTACATTGAAAAAGAATCTATCGATCGTTCCTTAAAGTTTTCAAAAGAAGAATTAGAATTTTTGTCAAAAGTTTTATTTGGTTCTGAATTAACCAAAGAACTCATTAGTTTATCGCAAAAACTGTTTTCATTTCATCTGGATTTAATTCCAAATTTAACAAAACAATCTTTGTCAGATGATTTAGAAGATCATTCTATTGATACATCCAACACTGAAAAAATCTTACAAGCCATCAAAGACAAACGTGCAATTACGATTATTTATGGATATGATGATAAAGAAAGAACCATCGAACCTTATCGTTTGATTCGAAAAAACACGACAGACTTTTATGTGTTAGCTTATGATAGAGGAAAAAAATCCATACGTCGGTTTATTCTTCCCAAAATAACAGTCAAAAAAGAAACCAAAGAGGAGTTCTTTTCCAACTTAAAAATCTCTAATGAAGATTTAAACTTCCATCCACTTTCCTTAAAAACTCATCCTGAAATGGAAATCCTATTTCAAATTCATCCTGAGTATGAAGATCGTTGGAGGTCCTTTTTAGAAGGCGCCAAATATGAAATCGTGGATCATCAATATAAAGTTTTCACTACCAATCAAAATGCACTTTTCCAATTTTTTGTGATTTTACCAGAAGTACTTGTAGAAAGTAGTTCCACTTGGAAAGAAAAGTTTGCAAACCATTTACAGGAATGGGAAAATTTATACCAACTCGTATGA
- the lpxD gene encoding UDP-3-O-(3-hydroxymyristoyl)glucosamine N-acyltransferase, whose amino-acid sequence MNQINLTTLQTLLPEAKFQNSETLSNVNFTGLTSLTLAGPSDISFVASKTFVNEAKACKASLLVVSSETAEALADRAIVIVPKVELATAKIIRVFFPEKQPSGKRSAQVAIDSSAKIGSNTDIGHFVTIGKDSVIGNDCIIEDGVKIGDRVQIGDGARIGKNCVFFDDTIIGKRFIVFGNSSFGGDGFGFVFAEGKHNKIPQVGRVVIGDDVEVGSNCTIDRGALTDTTIGNGCKFDNMVHIAHNCKVGDHVIIAGQSGLAGSVTLGNHVIIGGACAISDHLTLVDGTIIAGGSSLRTSPKTKDVYVGWDLGLTFPEFQKYRVNIKNIVNLNKWLKRIENIEKKVGMDVKES is encoded by the coding sequence ATGAATCAAATCAATCTAACTACACTCCAAACACTTCTTCCAGAAGCAAAATTTCAAAATTCCGAAACTCTTTCTAACGTAAACTTTACTGGTCTTACTTCTCTTACTCTTGCTGGCCCATCAGACATATCCTTTGTTGCTTCCAAAACCTTTGTCAACGAAGCAAAAGCTTGCAAAGCATCTTTACTTGTGGTCTCTTCTGAAACAGCAGAAGCACTGGCTGACAGAGCCATCGTGATCGTTCCGAAAGTGGAACTTGCCACTGCCAAAATCATCCGTGTTTTTTTCCCTGAAAAACAACCTTCAGGCAAACGAAGTGCACAAGTTGCCATTGACTCAAGTGCGAAAATTGGTTCCAACACTGATATCGGACATTTTGTAACCATTGGAAAAGACAGTGTCATTGGAAATGATTGCATCATAGAAGATGGAGTAAAAATCGGTGACCGTGTCCAAATTGGTGATGGTGCTCGTATTGGAAAAAACTGTGTTTTCTTTGATGATACCATCATTGGAAAACGATTCATCGTGTTTGGAAATTCCTCATTTGGTGGTGATGGATTTGGTTTTGTTTTTGCTGAAGGAAAACATAACAAAATTCCACAAGTTGGCCGTGTTGTGATTGGTGACGATGTAGAAGTAGGAAGTAACTGTACGATTGACCGTGGTGCATTGACTGACACTACCATTGGCAATGGATGTAAGTTTGACAATATGGTTCACATTGCTCACAACTGTAAGGTGGGAGATCATGTGATCATTGCTGGCCAATCCGGTCTTGCAGGGAGTGTGACTCTTGGAAATCATGTGATCATCGGTGGAGCTTGTGCTATCAGTGACCACTTAACACTGGTTGATGGAACGATCATTGCTGGAGGATCAAGTTTACGAACTTCACCAAAAACAAAAGATGTTTATGTGGGTTGGGACTTAGGTCTCACTTTTCCTGAATTCCAAAAGTATCGAGTGAACATCAAAAACATCGTAAACTTAAATAAATGGCTAAAACGCATTGAAAACATTGAGAAAAAAGTGGGAATGGACGTAAAAGAATCTTAA
- a CDS encoding MFS transporter: protein MSKDNNPEAKKKKNREIFGWCMFDFANSSYTTVIISVVYCEIFTRLVVPQEVGTDNPFRMGNTLWAWALAASYLFVVATGPIFGAITDYSSKKKLFLFLSYIGCVVATFLLYYVEPGMIWLGMVLVAFSNFFFASGENFASSFLPFLGSKEDLGKISGYAWGIGYFGGIGSVALATTLGDYTLDNFQNLKLVGPYTAIFFLIAAIPTFLFLKEPHLPLGVSHKVNYFKIGKDRVIQTLKDATHFKDLMIYLVSLFFTMAALAIVISFAFIYGSQEIHIESEHKQAMFIFIQISAAIGALAFGVIQDSIGAKKTFNLTLVLWLVTCALIYFVHDLTTFTNSALGKNWTVQWVFVFISSLAGMGLGSTQSASRALVGIFSPESKSGEFFGMWGLSGKIAAAAGLFLFGYIQTLVSLRNAFLVVAFFYFLSLLINLFVNEERGVDAANRFQEKT, encoded by the coding sequence ATGTCCAAAGACAATAACCCGGAAGCCAAAAAGAAAAAAAACCGTGAAATTTTTGGATGGTGTATGTTCGATTTTGCGAACTCATCCTACACCACCGTCATTATCAGCGTCGTATATTGTGAAATTTTTACAAGACTTGTTGTTCCGCAAGAAGTGGGGACGGACAATCCGTTCCGAATGGGGAACACACTTTGGGCATGGGCTCTGGCAGCATCCTATCTTTTTGTCGTCGCCACAGGACCAATTTTTGGTGCGATTACAGACTATAGCTCTAAGAAAAAATTATTCTTATTCCTTAGTTACATTGGTTGCGTTGTCGCCACTTTTTTACTCTATTATGTAGAACCTGGGATGATTTGGCTTGGTATGGTACTTGTTGCATTTTCTAATTTTTTCTTTGCTTCAGGTGAAAACTTTGCATCCAGCTTTTTGCCTTTTCTCGGCTCCAAAGAAGATCTTGGAAAAATCTCCGGTTACGCTTGGGGGATTGGATACTTCGGAGGGATTGGGTCAGTTGCCCTTGCAACAACACTTGGTGATTATACATTGGATAATTTCCAAAACCTAAAGTTAGTAGGCCCCTATACAGCTATTTTCTTTTTAATTGCGGCGATTCCTACCTTCCTGTTTTTGAAGGAACCACATCTGCCACTTGGAGTTTCACATAAGGTAAATTATTTTAAAATCGGGAAAGACCGAGTGATACAAACCTTAAAAGATGCGACTCACTTCAAAGATTTGATGATTTATCTTGTATCTTTGTTTTTTACTATGGCAGCTCTTGCCATTGTTATATCCTTTGCTTTTATTTATGGATCCCAAGAAATTCATATTGAATCAGAACACAAACAAGCAATGTTTATCTTCATCCAAATTTCTGCTGCAATTGGTGCGCTTGCCTTTGGTGTGATCCAAGATAGTATAGGTGCCAAAAAGACTTTCAACCTTACTCTTGTTTTGTGGCTTGTTACTTGTGCATTGATCTATTTTGTCCATGACCTTACAACGTTTACCAATTCGGCTCTCGGCAAAAATTGGACAGTCCAATGGGTTTTTGTCTTTATTTCCTCACTTGCAGGAATGGGACTTGGATCTACTCAATCTGCTTCGCGTGCTCTCGTTGGAATTTTTAGTCCAGAATCTAAGTCTGGAGAATTTTTTGGGATGTGGGGACTCTCAGGCAAAATTGCTGCTGCTGCAGGACTCTTTTTGTTTGGATACATCCAAACCTTAGTAAGTTTACGAAATGCCTTCTTGGTTGTGGCTTTCTTTTACTTTTTATCACTACTCATTAACTTATTTGTGAATGAAGAAAGAGGGGTAGATGCCGCAAATCGGTTCCAAGAAAAAACATGA